The genomic DNA GTCGCACAGCGCCTTCTGAACAACAGGGCTCTTGCAAATGCTCTCAAAAGTGTCGTGACGCTTGAGCCCGAAGAATTCACGGAAATCATTCAAAGTGCCCACACCCCATTTGCGCGCCTGATGAATACCCATTATCTCGACGGCCCTGAGGCATCGTGGCACATTGTTGGGTCAAAAGTTGGCTGAAAGAAAACCGGGATCGTTAGCATAGCTGTCTGGTTTCCAACATGGACAGCAAACTTATCAATTGGGTCATCCATCGAGTCCAGCAGCTCGTCAACCATCTCTTGATCATCAAATAACCCGGTTAAGCTGTTGCGCTTGAAGACCTTCTTCCCTGCTAGGTTGCGTTCATTGTCCTCCCTCAAGccaaactccctctcccaaactAGAAGCTCAGGCTCTTGAGCCTTCCCACGAGCCTCCTTCGACTTCTGCATCAAGTTGACAAACTCAGGAAGAGTCATATTCTTCGGGGTCCCACTTGTTGTCTTTGATGAAGAACATATCGCGCATGGAGTCTTCAGCATATCGTTCATCCCTGGCAGAAATGGCGCAATGGAAGCGATAAAGCAAGTTGAATTCAACTGTTACTTGATTTCCCAGCCCGCGTGTCGTCGTTTTTGCAGCAGTCTCGTGGACGCACGGATCGAGTGTGAAGTTTGTGACATGGGCGTGGAAGCCCATCAGAGCCCGAAGGTAGTCATGGATCGACACCGGGATGTACAGGCCACATGTGATCAACCGCGCGGTGTTGAAaaggtcgtcgtcgagcTTCTTCCATGCAGCGTCATACGCGTCACAAAACTCTTCAACTATCTTCTGGCAGGGGGCGTGCTCATAGACGTATGTCTCCAAAGCCTTGACGGCTTTGGCAAACCTCGGACTTGCATCCGTCCTTTTGCCGTTGGCCACAAACTCGTCGTAAGCCTTTGCATACCAGGCGATACTCAGCGAATGTATCAGGCTTGAGTAGACCAAGCCTGTACTTGTCGTCTCGCACCTGACGCTGCATCTCCTCGTTGAAGCCCTAAAGGGGGGAAAGATCGAGGTACGAAGATGTGTCCGAGATGTTCTTGTCGCCATCATTGGTTCGAAAAATGTCGTGTATGATAATGGTGGCGTGATAGATCAGCATGCTGGAAAGTCCAGAAGAGCTGTTCCGTGCTTCCTTGCCTCTGGCCATAAGTCGGTCCAAATGTCACCGGGATCGGGAAGAGCACCGAGTGGGTGAGTCTTGGACGGCACGGTCTTGGCGTAAGGGGCTCCTGCCTGTCCGAGATGGGGGTCCAGGGCGCTGTTGAGCTTGCTATCGGCAGCACGGTACTTAAAAGCATCGCCTAGGTAGGTCAAGGGGGGATGGAGCATGCGGTCGTACTTGGTCTTGACTTGGCTCTCAATAAACTTGGCCCTGGCCTCACTGTCGTTCGACATGAAGCCTATTAACTGGGCTCCTGCTTTGATATCCAAGGTCCCATGCTTTAGAAACATGGCCACGACATTCTTGATTCCGGGAATGTTTTTCAAGTGAGAATTCTATGTAGATCGCCAAAGGCCCCGAGCTTTTGAGTCTGCTTTGTTCTATATAGGGGTTAACGCCTACTTCATGATACGCCATGCTACAGGCATGTTCAACAGAAGACTCACACCGATAAATGTATCCCCATGAAACCCATTTGGCAATTCCGTTGTGCTCAGGCTTGCCAGCTGTTTGTCCAGATGCTCTAGCTCTTGTTGAATTCGGCTGGTTTTCTTTGCCGCACCTTGGTTGACACGACTGTTTCTCTGGCCGTAGGCTTTGCCATTTCCATCAGTATGACCGTTGGTAGAGAAAAGAGGTCTTTCCGAGTGGGACGACATGGCCGAAAAGTGACAGTAGCCCCAGTTGTACCTGGGGGACGACCAAATGCTTGTGAGATGGGCAAGCAAACAGCGAAGCAATCCCTAGCTAATAATCTGTGAATCACCGAAGAAGACAAACGACGCCTTGGAAGAAATAAAACCACAAgtggggtaggtaggtaaggaaGCGTGCATATTTAGCAGCGAGTCcaggttttctttttgactGGAGCAGTCATGTTGTCTACAGCTACCGGCCCTTCCAGGCCCAAGAGCAATACTTTCCCGTTTCAAGATCCAAGATGTTTTCAGCTTCGCGCCCCATGGATACGGATGTGGGCTGCAACTATTGACTTCATGTCCCAACATCATATATCTGATTTCCAGGTTGGGAAGTGTGATCCGAGCTGAGGGTTGCCTATCGATTTGCTCGAGTGCCTAGCCAATACTTTCACCGGGCAAGCTGAATCATGAATGTCGCGGGGGCGGTAACTGAGAGCGCTCAACTCGAGTCCAGATTAGCCCAGTCAGTTTCAGCTGAGCCTAGAACCGGGTGGGTGCGGTGACTAGGCAAAATATGGCTTGCTTTGACTAGCTGTGCTGCAACTTGCATCAAGCCATGCTACATATGAAGCACTTGTTGGGTTCGGAAGACACATGGCGATAAGGGATGGGCATCAGGCTGACTGGAACGCAACCCGGCGCTCCCACCGTTGAACAAACTGTATGCATGTGCTAGGGGAATATTACTATAGGAGGCTGGGCCTTTCTGATTGTGCATGAGTGTCTCGCTGTTGGTTTCAGACTCGGTCGATTTTGGCAAATGATTTGATATTGTTCCCACGAGTACTTCCCAAGGTGGACATTGCTCCTGGCGCTTGATTTGCCATTCTCTCCTGCGCCCTGCCAAGCCATGAGGATCAGggaggtacctaggtattGTAGTTGTCTAGGTGCCTACGTATCTATGTATGTCAGATGGGTGGCTTCATTTCTTCCGGCTGACCACAGGCAGTCACCCTGCTGTCCATCAGAGCTACTTTCCACCACCGTATTTACCTTGATTATTGTACCAATAGCCCCTATCCAGAGATCTAGACAAGTTATTAACCTTTGCATGTTCAAGTGACAGCCCCAGGCCTGCCCTTTCATCCCTCACTCCACGCACCCTGGTATTCCCAGTCAAGCTCATCTTATCTTCCTCAGACCTTTGCTGTCGATTCTGTTACACACAGTCCCCTGGCCTGCCATCATGTCCATGTCAACAGCTGCCGAGTTAAACGATGTTGCAGTGGGATAATACACACGACCAAAGCCAACCAACATTCGCAGCCCTTGCCCATTGTTAAATGCCCTTGCAAACCACGGGTATCTTCCCCGCGATGGCAGGAGCTTTCACCAAGCAGAGCTTTCGGCAGCCCTGAAGAAGGTCGGCCTGTCCCCGACACTTCGCCTAGTACTCAGCAACCCCGTGATTCTCGAGCATCAGACGGCAGCGGCAAGTCAGCAGCAGAGACCGGCCTCTTCATGGAGCAAGCTGTGGTATCTCATGCGGATTCCGTGggcaatcttcttctcctttttcgGCATGCGCAGGCCCGGACAGCAGGACGTCAGCAGGACGACAGCGGCGAACCGGTGCTCGATTTGGATCAGATTGGGCTCCCTGGGGTTGCAGAGCACGACATATCCCTTACACGTCGCGACGTTGCCCAAGGCGATCATCTGAAGGCACAGCCGGATTTGGTTGAGGGGCTACTGGCATCCTCCCCAGATGGCGGGAAAACAATGACAGCGGAGGACTTCGCCTTTCTGCGTAAGCGTCGGATGGATGCGCAGAAGCAAGACAACCCAGGGCTCTTGTACGGACCGTTGCAGCATCGCATTAGCTGTGCTGAGATTGCGCTTGTGCTCTGTGTTTTTGGAGACGACATCAAAGTTCCGTGGGAATATGTGCGTGCTTTGTTTGCCGAGAGATTGCCAACCAAGGAAGGATGGAAGCCACGCCGCTGGTGGCGCTCGCTAGGTTTGATGGAGTTGTCGAGGACCTCAAACAGGGTTGCGCAGCTTATCGGCGTGAAAGTTGAATAACCATGTTTTTGACTGACAGTATGAAGCATAGATAGATCAGAGCTCGAGTTATTTAGATACTTGCTCCAGAAACTATCAATACATACGACCATATCCAGCTGAAAACTCGGGATCCTGTCCGCTCTCCCCTGGATAAGTAGCTGAGAGCTgaactagtactcaggtgggtgaccacgGTGGAACCCacggtgttgtatgttgtTTTGACGCAACCAAAAgattgttgatcttggcattctttttgcttgctgTGGTGCTGTTATTCTTTCTCGGCACTGTGTTATATGCAGTCTAGCTGACGGAGAGCACGCGCCGTCCCACCGAGCCGGCAACTCTATTTTGACCTACCTCCATGTCTCCGTCAGATTGTCAGAAGAGACCACCATTACGGGAACCTGCGCAGATGACACGGTAACACAATCATCACAGGATGGCGGCACAAATCCGGATGACAGGAGCCAGGCGGGCCCTGGTTGCATGTGAGCCAATCAGCTGGCACAATCATGATTTCCCCTTCTGCTGCCCGATTACGTCGTATGGGCTGCAACTTGGCCACGGCTGGTGACATCGTGTGTCGCTGGCGCAGTCAGCTGCCGCACACGACAAGGCACATCGCCAGGGAACAGCCAGGAGACAGCCAGCAACGACTGCCAAGCGGCCAGGCCAAGTAAAGCTCAACCAATGCCGCCCTGTCCTGCTTGGCACCATGCATCATCGACAGGTAGGCACTTACTTGGACACTCActtgggttgggtgggatatataggtaggtatctttcccttctttccccgtgtgtgtgtgtgtgtgtcgcCCCTTCCAACTTTGTCTGCCTGCtctctcctcgccctcatcTTGTTTTGAATAGCACCAGCATCTCTCCCATATCATCCATCGTTCTGTCCTCATGTCACACCCACGGCGAACTCCCGCTGGCACTCCACGGGCCCAGTCTATTGGCTTTGAGAAGCGGACGCGGAGCGAATGTGgttttgatgatgtcgagtcGTCGCTGGCCCCATTTGGCGTTTCGGCGtcccaaacccaccagcGCAATCTCACCAAAATCCTCTCTTACCTTGGCTCTCGAAACCCGTTCCCTGCCCAGATAGGCAAGGACGATATTGTGTGGCTGCTGGACAATGTTGCCTTTCGAGCCCAGAACGGGAACTGGCATGCCGAGTTTGTCGCCGCCGCTTTTGACCACCAGGCCTCGCCCAAGTTGGTCGATCTCGTGGGCGACATCGCGTCCAGGGTTGGCTTGTCCAAAGGAGACAAAGAGGAAGCCACCATCGAGAAACGTATTGCCCCCTTCGTCATGGAGGTTTTGCCCGGGAGACAAGTAAACCTCAAGTTCGACAACGCTACCGATATTCGTCTAGGGCCAGGCGGGAGGAATGGCATCAGCAGCGACGTTAGGAAGGTCACAGATGGCCAAGAGGGGGCTGTCACCGTGTCCAAGGCTGTCGTCCCTCAGGGTGTCACCGGAATGCTTGAAATGAAGACTGTTTACGCGGAACCTGAGGGATGGGCCGTCATCTCAGGTATGTGATTTTCAATTGCCTACTCGGAATTGCAGGAGCATGGGAGAAGCTGACTCAAAACATGATGTGGCAGATGTCGATGACACCATCAAGGTCACCCAGACGAGCAGCCCAGTGGGCATTCTACGCTCGACATTTGTTGTAAGTTAATCAACGGATAAGAGCGCCAAGAGGTAGAGTTAGGAAAGACTCACCATTGCCTAGTCCCAACCCACACCAATTCAAGGCATGCCCGAGCTTTATGCCTACATCCAGACCATGGTGACAAGCTCAGCACCGTGGTTCTACCTTTCCGCTTCTCCCTACAACCTGTATCCCTTCCTTCGAAAGTTCAGGGATGATTACTTTCCGCACGGACAACTTATCCTGAGGGATTCCAATCTTATGACTATCTCGGGGCTGCTGTCCAATCTTACCCTTGGTACTGAGAAATACAAGGTTGATCGAATTGAAAAAATCCATCGGTGGCTCCCACGAAGGAAGATGATTCTCATCGGAGACTCGACGCAAAGCGACCCAGAGGCCTATGGAGACGCATGTAGGATGTTTCCAGGTTGGATAAAACTGATCCTTATTCGCAAGGTTGAAGATATTGCGGCTGTCGGGATTCACGAGAAGAATGAGCCACAGAGGTTTGAAAAAGCCTTTGAGGACCTTCCCAGGTAAGACTATTGCCTGCTGATCTTGGACAAGCATTCTGAGAGCAACTTCTAATTGAAAAACAGAGAGCTATGGCATGTGTTTGAGGATCCTGCCGAGTGCCAGGAGTTGATACATAAGACGGTAACTGCTGGATTGTGAAGCGTTTCAGCGAGCGGCACAGGGAAGGACTTGGACTGCAGTGGGTGTTGTCCACCTTTATTACGTCACCATACCAAGTTGAGAAACATCTCGGAATAAGACCCCGCACCGCCTTACCGCAACTCTTCCCGAGCATGCCACCCCGCTCTCATCCCCTCGGTGGAAGAACAAACCTGACTCACTGTCACCATCTCTCCAGCAATATACAATCTTGCCGGAAGCGTGACCCCTAGCCAGTGACAATGGCATCTGAAACCCCAGCCAAACGACAAAAGTCTTCCAAGGATGTGCCATACCGTCTCATCTACTGGCCTGGGCTTCCCGGCCGCGGAGAACATATCCGTCTAACATTGGAAGAAGCCGGTGCTGAGTACGTCGACACGGCCCACCTCGAGGATGGCATAAACGATGTTCTTGCATACAACAGTGGTGAGCAACCCAAGGACGAAACCAACATCCCGCTCTTTGCACCACCGTTTCTGCAGCACGGAgacctcgtcatcagccAGACACCCAATATTCTCTTGTATTTGGGGCCTCGTTTGGGGCTGGTGACCGACCTGGAAAATGATCCTGATGGGCTGTACAGGATCAACAGCCTTGTCCTCACAGCTCTTGATGGCTTGAGCAACGAGCCTCATGACTGCCACCACCCAATTGCCACAGGTCTGTACTATGAGGACcaaaaggaggagagcaagagAAAGGCCGAGGACTACGTCAAAAACAGGCTCCCCAAGTTCTTGGGGTATTTTCAACGTGTGTTGGAGTCAAAGGCCAGCGGCGACGGTCCGTGGCTCTATGGTGGAAAGTTGACATACGCAGACTTGGTCCTGTTCCAGGTACGTTGCACCACAAGAATTTGGTTCTCGTGCTTTGCGCGTGTTTTCTGACCCGGTTGCGCGTTTCACAGTGCTTGGACGGTTTGATGTTCATGTTTCCTAAGGCAACGACCAAGTTGGAGCGTGAGGGCAAACATGGGAAGGTTTTTGCGCTTCACAAAGCTGTCGCGGAGCGTCCAAGGATCGAAAGCTATTTGGAGAGCTCACGGCGACAGAAGTATTCCAACGGCGTCTATAGATACTACGAGGAGTTGGATTTTGAAGGCTGAGTTTTGCTATTCTTGGATATGTGCTCGTATAAATGGAGACTGTAACAATTTCCACGCCAAGATGATAAatgttggagttgggagaTGGGTGTATGTATATCGTGCCTGTGTCGTCAGCTGAATGATGACGTATTGATTTGACATCCATGATTCTATCTCTCCAGATATTGCATCGCAAGCCCTAGTGTATTTTAGAGTTAAGACCTTTTACTTTTTCAAGGCCGGAAATACCACCAAAGCTTTACAAGAATAATGCTCACTGTGCCGCCTGTACGTCTAAGATCCTCTTGGTTCACAGCAGCTGCCCGCCTTCATTGTATCACGCTCCGCCCGGCCGACCATTCATCCCGTCAAATACACGCACCCCCCCTGAATACAGTTCGTCCCGTATCGGGTTCGACAAGAAACAAAATGCCGCCGTTTCCAAAGCCCAACGAAGAGCCACCTGCGCACAGGATGGTGTACTTTCCTGACATGACGACGGCGTTGCCGTCCGAATCAGGAGAGTTTCGTCGTGTGCTTTGGACAGGACTGTACTCGCAGGTTGTCCTCATGACGGTGCCGGTAGGAGGTGACATAGGGGAAGAGGCATGTATTACCTCACAGTGCCGTCTTGGTCGGGGTGAGTGGGTGCTAACGACAGCCGAGGCAGATTCACACGGTGGATCAGATCCTCACCTTCACTTCAGGCAAAGGTCTTGCacaggttggaggagaggagcgGGGTATCAAAGCCGGGGACATGGTCGTCGTGCCTGCGGGGACCAAGCACCAGTTTCTCAATACTGGTCCTAACCCGCTCATTTTGTACACCGTCTACTCGCCTGCGGAGCACAAGGCCACCACTGTGCACAAGAccaaggaagaaggagacaaggccgaggaggagggacgGGACGAGCCTCCTGTCTGGAGCCAGCGGAGCAAGCaggagaatgaggaggaTCGTCCAGTGGGCTGATGATGTGCAGGTGTTGCATGAAAGTGCTGGTGGTTTCGTTAGGGGCACTGTATGTCAGACTGGATAAGCATGACATTTTTATAAGCTTTATACACTGCTATGAGTTTGAAGAGACGGTGTTGTGTGATATTTGTATAAACCTGCCCATCAGGGGGTTATTGCGTGTCCCCTGCCCAAGATGACATCTCATTATGATTGACGTCACATAACGCCAATGGAAGACATTAAATCAAAACTGAACGAAGAAAGTCAAAAGTGTGTACATGTTGTTCTATCAATTCAAATTTATTATACATCCTGGACTGTCAGTCCATTCTTGAATTACTCCAAATCGCCAACGGTAATCTCAAACT from Podospora pseudoanserina strain CBS 124.78 chromosome 2, whole genome shotgun sequence includes the following:
- a CDS encoding hypothetical protein (EggNog:ENOG503P2N1; COG:S) encodes the protein MLTVPPVRLRSSWFTAAARLHCITLRPADHSSRQIHAPPLNTVRPVSGSTRNKMPPFPKPNEEPPAHRMVYFPDMTTALPSESGEFRRVLWTGLYSQVVLMTVPVGGDIGEEACITSQFTRWIRSSPSLQAKVLHRLEERSGVSKPGTWSSCLRGPSTSFSILVLTRSFCTPSTRLRSTRPPLCTRPRKKETRPRRRDGTSLLSGASGASRRMRRIVQWADDVQVLHESAGGFVRGTVCQTG
- a CDS encoding hypothetical protein (COG:O; EggNog:ENOG503P34Q), with translation MASETPAKRQKSSKDVPYRLIYWPGLPGRGEHIRLTLEEAGAEYVDTAHLEDGINDVLAYNSGEQPKDETNIPLFAPPFLQHGDLVISQTPNILLYLGPRLGLVTDLENDPDGLYRINSLVLTALDGLSNEPHDCHHPIATGLYYEDQKEESKRKAEDYVKNRLPKFLGYFQRVLESKASGDGPWLYGGKLTYADLVLFQCLDGLMFMFPKATTKLEREGKHGKVFALHKAVAERPRIESYLESSRRQKYSNGVYRYYEELDFEG
- a CDS encoding hypothetical protein (COG:E; EggNog:ENOG503P55P) codes for the protein MRIPWAIFFSFFGMRRPGQQDDSGEPVLDLDQIGLPGVAEHDISLTRRDVAQGDHLKAQPDLVEGLLASSPDGGKTMTAEDFAFLRKRRMDAQKQDNPGLLYGPLQHRISCAEIALVLCVFGDDIKVPWEYVRALFAERLPTKEGWKPRRWWRSLGLMELSRTSNRVAQLIGVKVE
- a CDS encoding hypothetical protein (COG:S; EggNog:ENOG503NVID), which encodes MSHPRRTPAGTPRAQSIGFEKRTRSECGFDDVESSLAPFGVSASQTHQRNLTKILSYLGSRNPFPAQIGKDDIVWLLDNVAFRAQNGNWHAEFVAAAFDHQASPKLVDLVGDIASRVGLSKGDKEEATIEKRIAPFVMEVLPGRQVNLKFDNATDIRLGPGGRNGISSDVRKVTDGQEGAVTVSKAVVPQGVTGMLEMKTVYAEPEGWAVISDVDDTIKVTQTSSPVGILRSTFVSQPTPIQGMPELYAYIQTMVTSSAPWFYLSASPYNLYPFLRKFRDDYFPHGQLILRDSNLMTISGLLSNLTLGTEKYKVDRIEKIHRWLPRRKMILIGDSTQSDPEAYGDACRMFPGWIKLILIRKVEDIAAVGIHEKNEPQRFEKAFEDLPRELWHVFEDPAECQELIHKTVTAGL